A genomic segment from Desulfuromonas thiophila encodes:
- a CDS encoding DUF485 domain-containing protein, with product MLPLLNADGLVQAKTRMGLRMVALYGLLYGAFVLLHIFWPQLPARQLAGLSLGLLLGLVLLLVSLLLALLYHVLCCRLERRHAAGGERP from the coding sequence ATGTTGCCCTTGCTGAATGCCGACGGCCTGGTGCAGGCCAAAACCCGGATGGGATTGCGCATGGTGGCGCTGTACGGCCTGCTCTATGGCGCCTTTGTGCTGTTGCATATCTTCTGGCCGCAGCTGCCGGCGCGCCAGCTGGCCGGCCTGAGCCTTGGTTTGCTGCTGGGGCTGGTGTTGCTGCTGGTGTCCCTGCTGCTGGCGCTGCTCTACCATGTGCTGTGCTGCCGGTTGGAACGGCGTCACGCCGCCGGCGGGGAGCGGCCCTAG